The sequence below is a genomic window from Streptococcus pantholopis.
AGGTCATTGAAGAAACCGGTTACCGTATGAACTACAGTGCTAAAAGTTTGCGAATGAACCGTTCTTATACTATCGGCATCATTATCCCTGATATTACCAACTATTTCTTTTCAAAAATAACTGAGTTAATTGAACAGGAACTGTTTGCCTTAGGCTATTCTACCATTATCTGCAATACCGCCCGAAGTGCCGAAAAAGAAGCCTCTTATTTAAAAATGCTGGACAGTAAGGGCGTGGACGGCCTCATTATTATTTCCGGTTCTGAAAAATTTTCCTTTCATTCATCATCAGGCAAACACATTCCTTATGTCTGCATTGACCGCCAGCCAGATAAACTCTCAGAAACTATTTTTATCGCCTCTGATCACTTTGACGGTGCTTATCAAGCGACTGGCTATCTACTGGCACATGGCTGCCAGCACCCTTTACTGCTGACCCATCAAAGAAAATCCTCTTCCAAAACCAACCGCCTGAAAGGGTTTAAAGAGGCTCTGGCAGAGCACCATATAGCCTTTCGAGCCGATCAGCATCAGCTGTTTTTTGATCCCCACAGGAGCGATTCGCAAGAGGCTGTTCTTCGTTTTTTGGATGCACATCCGGATATTGACGGCATTTTTGCCCTCAATGATTTTCTGGCCTTAGAATTTCTCTCACTTCTGTCCAGGCACAAACGCTCTCTTAAAAACATTCAACTAATTGGTTTTGATGACATTCCAGCTGCTGCATATGCTTCCCCCAGTCTCTCTTCGATTCGGCAGAATATTGAACAATTGGCCCATCTCAGCGTTGAAAAACTTCTTTACCTTTTCGACCACTCCAATACCTTGGGCAAAACCTATACCCTGCCAGTTGAGTTGGTTGTCCGTGACTCTGTTGAACTGAACACGCCCTAAGAGTTGTGCAGTGAAATCATCCAGTGGATGATTTCAGCCCGAACCCAGAAAAGGGAGAGTGAGGGGGCTGGAAATCTGTACCGTTACCTAGTTACAGCCGTAGACGTCTGAAGGCTTTGTCGTCTTAACAGCCGACCGTACCCTTCTAGTCGTCTTGGCAGGGGTGCGCCTTCGAAATCAAAGATTTCTGGCTTACCGCCATTTTTGCTTTGCTCTTTTAACGGGCTTTGTATCTTGATAAAAAAAGCCCGGAACAAAAGTTCCGGATTTTTTGGTTACAACTTATTTTATACTGCTAAAGTCAGCAGCCAATAAACCAGCAGGATGAAGCCCAGAACAATCCGGTATTGGCCAAAAATAGTGAAATCATGTTTCTTGACATAATCAGTCAGAAAACGAATAGCGTACAGACTGACAATAAAAGCTGTTACACTGGCTGCCAGCAGGATAATCAGCTGGCTGAAGGCTAATGTATTGCCGTCAATAAAGAATTTAACAGCTTTCAGACCGCTGTAGCCAAACATCGTGGGAATAGCTAAAAAGAAGGTGAAATCAGCTGCAACAGAGCGGCTGGTCCCCAGCAAAATTGCCCCTAAAATCGTTGCTCCGGAACGGCTGGTCCCAGGAACGATACTAAGAACCTGAAAACAGCCGATATAAAAGGCTGTCCGGTAGGGCATACGCGCCAAACTGGTCACCTCTGGCTCTACATTTTGGCGACGTTTCTCAATCCATATAAAAGCGACACCGTAGAGAATAAGCATAAAGGCTACAACAACGAAATTATAGAAGTGAGCTTCCATCCAATCATCCAGCAGCAAGCCAAAAATGGCCGAAGGAATGCAGGCCAAAACAACTTTAGCCCAAAGCTGCCAAGTAATTTGGACTTGGCGCGCTGTTTTTCCGGGCTGGAAAGGGTTGAGACGCTGAAAATAGATGACAATTACCGCCAAAATAGCTCCCAGCTGAATAACAATATTGAACATATCCACAAAGTCTTTGCTTTGGTTGAACCTAACAAATTCCTGTACTAAAATCAGATGTCCAGTGCTTGAAATCGGCAGCCACTCGGTAATCCCTTCGATAATGCCGTAAAAGATAGCCTTCAATAACTCAATAATAAACATAATACTCCTTTATAACTTTTTGATGGCAAAAAAGACGTTTCACGAATAATCGGTTCTTCTGCTGCTTTTGTCCCAAGAAGGCGGCCTAAAAAGCACCTCCACCTCCTCCTCCGCCGCCGCCGGAAAAGCCACCGCCGCTAAAGCTTCCGGAACTGCCGGAAGAAACTGAAAAATTCGATGAACTGACAGCATTGGAGGACGTTTGAACAAGGTGGGCTGTCGAGAGTCCAAGCAAATAGTGAAAATCGGTAGACGGTACTTGCGAAAGTGCACCGAGCGAATGAATCTGGTGAATCTTTAGATAATGTTCTACTCTTTTAGCATAACCAAAAAGGGTCGCATAAACTAAAAGACGATTCCAAACAACGACACTCTCTATGTCTGCCCGATCAAAAGATTCAATATTAGCAATCATATTTCTAAAGCTATGCCAGTAGTAAACTCTTTCTCCGCCTTTCTCTGTCAGGACCCCTAGTCTGTAATACTTTCTTGAGCTGCTGTAAAAATAAAGATACAGGCAGACTGCAATGAGCAGCAAAACAGCATAAATGGCAGAAAAAAGATTTAACTTAAATATCAAATAAACCGCTATCCCTAACGAAAGCACAGCTAACAGCAGGACAGAGCCTAACATTCTGTCGAGCTGCTTTTCTTCTCCTCTCTCTAAAGATCGGTAAGGAGAAACAAGCTGGTCTTCTTTGATATGCTCTAAAACACTATCTGAGATTTCCCTGCTTTTAGTGTTAATCGCACTTAATACTTCCCTAGAAGCTTTACGGACTGCCTTTTCCAGTTTTTCTCCTTTATACTTCTTTTTCAGCTGCTTAAGGGTAGCTTTATGGTCATACTGATAAGCTGAAAACAGTTCATTCAAGGCCAGTTTAGTCTCATTGCCAAAGGCCATATCAAGAAAAACGACCTCTTCATCGCTTAATGTGTTTAAGTCACTGACTGTTAAGTACAATGTCCCATCTTCTTTCGTCAGCACTATATTTTTTCTATCAATCAAGTCCAGCAAGACAGCCTGCACCAGATTTTCAAAACGAATATCTGATTTTTTCTTAATCCGTGTGGGGCTCAGCCGGTAAAAACTGCTTCCAAAAATATTTTGCGTCAGAACCAGTGGTGATAAATCTTCAGGCACCTCGTACAGTCTGACTTTGCGGTCGGAACGCTGGTAGCGGTTCAACTTCTTTCTCAGGCCTCTAAAGTTCCAAAAAACATAGCCTAAATAAAGAAGAAAAACACTTGGCAGCAAATAAGCAAAGAAGATGTTTAAAAAGCGACTCATCCGAGAAATACTTTTTTCTTGAGCGATAATCTGTTCCCTGCCGGCTTCATTTTTTTCTATCGCTGTGCTGATGACTTCCTTATCCCAATAGGCGTGCAGCTCAAGCTTAGAAGTAACACTGCCGGCAGACACAGTATAGCTGCCGTCCTTTGCATTAACCTCAGGCACCGGTTTAAAGTAACCCTGGTGCGCCCACAGCTGACTGTCAGCGGTCTTTTTTGCTGTTTTGATCCTGAACTGGACATTGTGAAGCGTCACATCCCAGTCACTGATTGGGACCCAATTGAGCTCAGCAACATCTTGGTATTTGTATAAGATATTATAGAGCTGCCAATGGATTACCAGTCTAACTTCACTGCCGCTAAAACCGGAATTATAGATTTTCACCTCATAGCCATCACCTAAGTTGCTGACTGATATATTGTCAATATCGGTATAAACTCCGTCATTATAGACCTCTATATCGGGACTGTCCCCAACGGAAAAACCTTCCGGCATGTTGCCGGCCTCACCTAAAGTAACAACTTGACCATTGTAATAGGAATCAAAGTGGTAAACAATAGTTTGAGTAAAATCAGCACTGTTATCTTCATTAACTACTAAGTCGCCGGTATAGCTGGTAATACTGTAATCCACATCTGCGGCTGCAGCAGCCTGTGTAAAGCCAAAACTAAGCAGCAGGAGCACAAACATTAGCCAAAACTTTTTCATCATCTCCCCCTTTCTTATCCTATTATTTTATCATAAAAATGTATCATTATACTATTTATAGGTAAAGAACATTGAAATGCAGGTCTATTTTTTGTAAAATGGTAGTTGTATAAATAAAAATAGGAGCCCTCGATGAAGAAGATATTTTTAAGCCTGTTTGCTGTCCTTCTCATATCCTTTGGAGGTCTGACGAGGATCAAGGCAGATGACTATTTGCGTGTCGGTATGGAAGCCGCTTATGCGCCTTTTAACTGGACACAGGACGATGACAGCGGAGGTGCTGTTCCAATTGAAGGAACCAACCAATATGCCAATGGTTACGATGTGCAGATTGCTAAAAAAATCGCCCAATCTTTAAACAAAGAGCTGCTCGTCGTTAAAACTTCCTGGACAGGCCTTATTCCGGCGCTGACATCTGGAAAAATCGACATGATTGCTGCAGGTATGAGCCCGACAGAAGAGCGTAAAAAAGAGATTACCTTCTCAGACAGCTATTATACCAGTGAACCGGTTATTGTGGTTGCTGCTGACGGAGAGTATGCTGAAGCTAAAAGCTTAGATGACTTCGCAAATGCTAAAATCACTGCCCAGCAGGGGAATTATCTGGTTAACTTAATCAGTCAGATTCCAAATGTTTCCGAGCAAACTGCTATGGGAGACTTCTCCCAAATGCGGCAGGCTCTTTCAGCCGACGTCATAGATGGCTATATCTCAGAACGTCCGGAAGCCCGTACTGCAGAAGCGGCCAGCAGTAAATACAAAATGATTGCCTTCCCCGAAGGACAGGGGTTTGAAACTTCCGAATCTGATACTGCTATCGCTGTTGGTCTGCGTAAGGACGACAGTCAAACACTGGCACAGGTCAATGATATTTTGGCGGGGATATCTGAAGAAGAACGGCTGGATCTGATGGATCAGATGATCGAGCAGCAGCCTGCCGAAACAGCAGAAGAAGGCGAAACACCTTCCTTCTTCCAGCAAGTCTGGACCATTGTCCAAAATAACTGGCAGCAGTTCCTGCGCGGAGCGGGAATTACTCTGTTAATTTCGATTATCGGGACTGTCGCCGGCCTCATTATCGGCCTTTTAATCGGTGTTTACCGTACGGCTCCGCTGGCTGCCAACCGTTTTCTGGCCTTCCTGCAGCAAGCTTTTGGCTGGCTGCTAACCGTCTACATTGAAATTTTCCGCGGAACCCCGATGATTGTTCAGGCTATGGTTATCTATTACGGAACAGCTCAGGCTTTTGGTCTTTCTATCGACCGTACATTGGCAGCCATTTTTATCGTTTCAATCAATACGGGTGCCTACATGAGTGAAATTGTCCGGGGCGGTATTTTTGCCGTTGACCAAGGACAGTTCGAGGCAGCTACCGCTCTTGGTTTTTCTCACGGCCAGACCATGCGGAAAATCGTCCTGCCTCAAGTTATCCGCAACATCCTGCCGGCAACCGGCAATGAGTTTGTCATCAATATTAAAGACACCTCAGTATTAAATGTTATCTCTGTCGTTGAGCTGTATTTCTCCGGAAATACTGTGGCAACTCAGACTTACCAATACTTCCAAACCTTTACCATTATCGCTGCCATTTACTTCGTCCTGACCTTTACTGTGACACGTATTCTGCGCTATATTGAAAACCGTTTGGATCAAGACAATTACACCACTATCGAAGGAGAAAGCCACTAATGACGGATACGATTTTAGAAATCAAACATTTGAAAAAATCCTTCGGGAAAAACGAGGTACTCAAAGACATCTCCTTGGCGGTCAACAAAGGGGAAGTCATCTCCATTATCGGTTCTTCAGGTTCTGGAAAATCAACGCTCCTGCGTTCTATCAACCTTTTGGAAGAACCGACAGCCGGACAAATTCTTTTTCACAATCAAAATGTCTTAGAAAAAGGCTATAACCTAAACCTCTTTCGGGAAAAACTGGGAATGGTTTTTCAGTCCTTTAATCTCTTTGAAAATCTGAATGTCCTTGAAAATGCCACTGTCGCTCAGACCACTGTCTTAAAACGCGACCGCAGTGTGGCCGAAAAGATTGCTAAGAAGAACTTAAATCAAGTGGGAATGACTGAGCAATACTGGAAAGCCAAACCTAAGCAGCTCTCAGGAGGTCAAAAGCAGAGAGTAGCTATCGCCCGTGCTCTTTCAGTTGATCCAGAAGCAATGCTCTTTGATGAACCCACATCGGCACTGGATCCGGAAATGGTCGGTGAAGTCCTAAAAACCATGCAGGATCTTGCTAAATCAGGCCTGACAATGATTATTGTGACTCATGAGATGGAATTTGCCAAGGATGTCTCTGACCGGGTTATTTTCATGGACCAAGGTGTCATTGCCGAAGAGGGTACACCTCAGCAAATCTTTGAAAATCCTAAGGAAGAACGGACCAAAGCTTTTCTTAAACGCTTTTTAAAATAAAAATAGGCTCTCATATATGAGAAAACCAGAAAGCAACAGGCTTTCTGGTTTTTTACTGCAATCACAGCAGGCTTATAAGTCTTTTAATTCAGAACGCTGCAATTCTGACAGCTTTTTCTGACGCAGGTAGCGCTTAAGCCAGTCTTCCAGTTCACAGCCGGCTAAAGCTAGGAACATCATCAGGAGAGGCAGATAAACTAAATGCACACCTAAAAACAGTGATAAAGGTAAAGCAAACAGACAGCTTCCTAATAAAGGCAGCCACTTATTTATCCCTGTATAACGAATAACGAACCATTCTGCAAAAAATAAAACAGCAGCCAGCAGTACAATCAACATTCTCATGGTTCTACCTCCTTCCTTTCTTTACGGTAGGCAGCAATCAATTTCTTGGCGGCCTCAAAGCTTATCTCATCCTCCAAAGCCAAATCCTTGATTAGGCTGATATAGCCCTCCTTCTTAGATTTGACGGAGACTCTCTGAATCAATCGGTCAAGGCGCAGGCGAATAGTCGGATAAGAAACCCCGTACTCCTTTGCCATTTTTTTCAAAGAACCTGAAGTGAGAATAAAGCGATGCATAAACTCATAATCTTCCGGCTCCAACTCAAGCAGCCAAGATGGGATATTTTCGTCTCTCATACCGTCACCTTCTCTCTCATTCCAGTATAACCTTAAATATTATGAAAATCAACTTTAAAATTATTAAAAATAAAAGTTATTTTTTTAAAATTATCGTTAATCATCAGCAGACATACTTTTTTAGTCATATTAGCTCAAGTTCTAAAAGCAACAACAACCTGTTTTCTTTCTAAAAAGCTGGTATCAGCTGCTGTTTTTGCTGAAAGACTGCTACTGCTGGGCAGCAGCAGTGGTCCAAACAAACACATTCTGACCAAGATTGGGATATCTTTTTAAAATCCGTTTTTACATAAATCACTCTTATAACCAGCCATAAAAAATTTAGATTATGCAAAAATCCATTGAGATGTTAAGATAATGGCAATCAATTTTTTTGGAGGTCCCTAAAAGATAAGCAAAAGGGATGGTTCATCTGCACTGATTTCATTGCTAGTCAGCCGTAAACGTCTGAAGGTTTTGTCGCCTTAACAGTCGACCGCACCTTTCTAGTCGTTCTGGCAGAGGGGCGCCTACGAAATCAAAGATTTCTGGCTTACCGCCAGCCGTAAACGTCTGAAGGCTTTGTCGCCTTAACAGTCGACCGCACCCTTCTAGTCGTTCTGGCAGGGGGGCGCCTACGAAATCAAAGATTTCTGGCTTACCGCCATTTTTGCTTTGCTCTTTTAACGGGCTTTGTATCTTGTTGAATTGAACACGCCCTAAACGCTGCGGGAAAAAGATGTCCTGACTTAGAATCTGGTGATTCGTCAGTCAGTCCCCTATTTTCCTTTTGCGTTTTTAACGGGCTTTGTATCTTTATTTAAAAGGAGAGAACTTATGTCTGCTAAATTCCCTATTCATACAATTGAAAGTGCCCCAGAAAATCTCAAAGAAAATCTGACGGCTGTCAAAAAAAATAATGGTGGTTATATTCCGAATCTTATCGGTCTTTTAGCTAATTCACCGACTGCCTTGGAAACCTACCAGACAGTTGGGGCTATTAACCGCCGAACCAGCCTGACTGCAACTGAACGCGAAGCTGTTCAGATTACAGCAGCTGTAGCCAATGGCTGTGCCTTTTGTGTTGCCGGACATACTGCAGTTTCCATTAAGCAGGTCAAAATTCCCCAAGATGTTCTGGAGGCACTCCGTAAAGGAACACCAATTGACAGCGATCCTAAGCTCAATACGCTGGTTAAATTTACCTTGGCTGTTATCCATAACAAAGGTAAGGTCGGCGACCAAGCCTTAGATGATTTCTTTGCGGCAGGCTACAGTCGGGAAAACGCTCTGGATGTCGTGCTCGGCGTCAGCCTCGCTACTTTGTGCAATTATGCCAACAATCTGATCAATACCCCAATCAATCCTGAATTACAGCCTTATGCTTTATAAAGAAATGGT
It includes:
- a CDS encoding LacI family DNA-binding transcriptional regulator — encoded protein: MAKYSIKDIAELSGVSVATVSRVINNNGRFSDETRQKVLKVIEETGYRMNYSAKSLRMNRSYTIGIIIPDITNYFFSKITELIEQELFALGYSTIICNTARSAEKEASYLKMLDSKGVDGLIIISGSEKFSFHSSSGKHIPYVCIDRQPDKLSETIFIASDHFDGAYQATGYLLAHGCQHPLLLTHQRKSSSKTNRLKGFKEALAEHHIAFRADQHQLFFDPHRSDSQEAVLRFLDAHPDIDGIFALNDFLALEFLSLLSRHKRSLKNIQLIGFDDIPAAAYASPSLSSIRQNIEQLAHLSVEKLLYLFDHSNTLGKTYTLPVELVVRDSVELNTP
- a CDS encoding undecaprenyl-diphosphate phosphatase, with the protein product MFIIELLKAIFYGIIEGITEWLPISSTGHLILVQEFVRFNQSKDFVDMFNIVIQLGAILAVIVIYFQRLNPFQPGKTARQVQITWQLWAKVVLACIPSAIFGLLLDDWMEAHFYNFVVVAFMLILYGVAFIWIEKRRQNVEPEVTSLARMPYRTAFYIGCFQVLSIVPGTSRSGATILGAILLGTSRSVAADFTFFLAIPTMFGYSGLKAVKFFIDGNTLAFSQLIILLAASVTAFIVSLYAIRFLTDYVKKHDFTIFGQYRIVLGFILLVYWLLTLAV
- a CDS encoding DUF2207 domain-containing protein, with amino-acid sequence MMKKFWLMFVLLLLSFGFTQAAAAADVDYSITSYTGDLVVNEDNSADFTQTIVYHFDSYYNGQVVTLGEAGNMPEGFSVGDSPDIEVYNDGVYTDIDNISVSNLGDGYEVKIYNSGFSGSEVRLVIHWQLYNILYKYQDVAELNWVPISDWDVTLHNVQFRIKTAKKTADSQLWAHQGYFKPVPEVNAKDGSYTVSAGSVTSKLELHAYWDKEVISTAIEKNEAGREQIIAQEKSISRMSRFLNIFFAYLLPSVFLLYLGYVFWNFRGLRKKLNRYQRSDRKVRLYEVPEDLSPLVLTQNIFGSSFYRLSPTRIKKKSDIRFENLVQAVLLDLIDRKNIVLTKEDGTLYLTVSDLNTLSDEEVVFLDMAFGNETKLALNELFSAYQYDHKATLKQLKKKYKGEKLEKAVRKASREVLSAINTKSREISDSVLEHIKEDQLVSPYRSLERGEEKQLDRMLGSVLLLAVLSLGIAVYLIFKLNLFSAIYAVLLLIAVCLYLYFYSSSRKYYRLGVLTEKGGERVYYWHSFRNMIANIESFDRADIESVVVWNRLLVYATLFGYAKRVEHYLKIHQIHSLGALSQVPSTDFHYLLGLSTAHLVQTSSNAVSSSNFSVSSGSSGSFSGGGFSGGGGGGGGGAF
- a CDS encoding ABC transporter substrate-binding protein/permease, which encodes MKKIFLSLFAVLLISFGGLTRIKADDYLRVGMEAAYAPFNWTQDDDSGGAVPIEGTNQYANGYDVQIAKKIAQSLNKELLVVKTSWTGLIPALTSGKIDMIAAGMSPTEERKKEITFSDSYYTSEPVIVVAADGEYAEAKSLDDFANAKITAQQGNYLVNLISQIPNVSEQTAMGDFSQMRQALSADVIDGYISERPEARTAEAASSKYKMIAFPEGQGFETSESDTAIAVGLRKDDSQTLAQVNDILAGISEEERLDLMDQMIEQQPAETAEEGETPSFFQQVWTIVQNNWQQFLRGAGITLLISIIGTVAGLIIGLLIGVYRTAPLAANRFLAFLQQAFGWLLTVYIEIFRGTPMIVQAMVIYYGTAQAFGLSIDRTLAAIFIVSINTGAYMSEIVRGGIFAVDQGQFEAATALGFSHGQTMRKIVLPQVIRNILPATGNEFVINIKDTSVLNVISVVELYFSGNTVATQTYQYFQTFTIIAAIYFVLTFTVTRILRYIENRLDQDNYTTIEGESH
- a CDS encoding amino acid ABC transporter ATP-binding protein encodes the protein MTDTILEIKHLKKSFGKNEVLKDISLAVNKGEVISIIGSSGSGKSTLLRSINLLEEPTAGQILFHNQNVLEKGYNLNLFREKLGMVFQSFNLFENLNVLENATVAQTTVLKRDRSVAEKIAKKNLNQVGMTEQYWKAKPKQLSGGQKQRVAIARALSVDPEAMLFDEPTSALDPEMVGEVLKTMQDLAKSGLTMIIVTHEMEFAKDVSDRVIFMDQGVIAEEGTPQQIFENPKEERTKAFLKRFLK
- a CDS encoding DUF2089 family protein; translated protein: MRDENIPSWLLELEPEDYEFMHRFILTSGSLKKMAKEYGVSYPTIRLRLDRLIQRVSVKSKKEGYISLIKDLALEDEISFEAAKKLIAAYRKERKEVEP
- a CDS encoding carboxymuconolactone decarboxylase family protein; the protein is MSAKFPIHTIESAPENLKENLTAVKKNNGGYIPNLIGLLANSPTALETYQTVGAINRRTSLTATEREAVQITAAVANGCAFCVAGHTAVSIKQVKIPQDVLEALRKGTPIDSDPKLNTLVKFTLAVIHNKGKVGDQALDDFFAAGYSRENALDVVLGVSLATLCNYANNLINTPINPELQPYAL